In a genomic window of Taeniopygia guttata chromosome 13, bTaeGut7.mat, whole genome shotgun sequence:
- the BNIP1 gene encoding vesicle transport protein SEC20 (The RefSeq protein has 1 substitution compared to this genomic sequence), with product MAAAAAAAVPLRVCHQEIVKFDLEIKAAVQDIRDCPGPLSALTELNAAVKEKFRQLRGRIQELEQMAKEQDKESEKQALLREVESHKKQMLSNQAAWRKANLACKIAIDNSEKDQLLQGRDVLRQRKTTKESLAESASNITESLMGISRMMSQQVQQSEETVQTLANSSRTILEANEEFKSMSGTIQLGRKLITKYNRRELTDKLLIFLALALFLATVLYILKKRLFPFL from the exons atggcggcggcggcggccgcggcggtgCCGCTGCGGGTCTGTCACCAGGAGATCGTCAAGTTCGACCTGGAGATCAAAGCGGCCGTGCAG GACATCCGGGACTGCCCCGGGCCGCTCAGCGCCCTCACGGTGCTCAACGCCGCCGTGAAGGAGAAGTTCCGACAGCTCCGCGGCCGCATCCAG gagctggagcagatgGCGAAGGAGCAGGACAAGGAGTCGGAGAAGCAAGCCTTGCTGCGGGAGGTGGAGAGCCACAAGAAGCAAATGCTCAG CAACCAGGCAGCCTGGAGAAAGGCAAATCTGGCCTGCAAAATTGCTATTGACAACTCTGAGAAAgatcagctgctgcagggacgAGACGTCTTAAGACAAAG gAAGACCACAAAGGAAAGTCTGGCAGAGAGTGCAAGCAACATCACAGAGAGTCTGATGGGCATCAGCAGGATGATGTCCCAGCAGGTGCAGCAGAGCGAGGAGACTGTGCAGACCTTAG CCAATTCTTCCCGAACCATCCTGGAAGCAAATGAGGAGTTCAAGTCCATGTCTGGCACCATCCAGCTGGGGAGGAAGCTGATCACCAAGTACAACCGCCGGGAGCTGACGGACAAGCTGCTCATCTTCCTGGCCCTCGCCCTCTTCCTGGCCACAGTGCTCTACATCCTCAAAAAGAGACTCTTCCCATTTTTGTAA
- the CREBRF gene encoding CREB3 regulatory factor, with protein MPQPSVSGMDPPFGDAFRSHLFSEQTLMSTDLLASSSDPDFMYELDREMDYQQSSRDNLLFMEDCKDLENLESFTDVLDKEAAFTSKWEQWDTYCEDLTKYTKLTSCDIWGTKEVDYLGLDDFSSPYQDEEVISKTPTLAQLNSEDSQPVSDSLYYPDLLFSVKQNPLNPLLPGKKMASRAAAPVCSSKNVQAEAALSDCAQKASKPGSQPASSAQIMAKTNVYSSEKVNLHVECKDYVKKAKVKINPLPQSRPVLSQAHADAAKENTCYCGAVAKRQERKGLESPHGHSTTPGLPFKETQELLLSPPQESPGLAVGESSLSASASVSDSSQKKEEHNYSLFVTDALGEQSVKAEPEEEEEDEDDIEDEDHDEGFGSEHELSENDDEEEDYEDDKDDDISDTFSEPGYENDSVEDLKEMTAISSRKRGKRRYFWEYSEQLTPSQQERMLRPSEWDRDTLPSNMYQKNGLHHGKYAAKKSRRTDVEDLTPNPRKLLQIGNELRKLNKVISDLTPVSELPLTARPRSRKEKNKLASRACRLKKKAQYEANKVKLWGLNTEYDNLLFVINSIKQEIVNRVQVPKDDRGINMEQKLNILIKDTLGLPVAGQTSEFVNQVLEKTAEGDPTGGLVGLRIPMAKV; from the exons ATGCCTCAG CCCAGTGTGAGTGGAATGGACCCTCCTTTTGGGGATGCCTTTCGGAGCCACCTGTTTTCAGAGCAGACTCTGATGAGCACGGATCTCCTGGCGAGCAGCTCAGATCCAGACTTCATGTATGAGCTG GACAGAGAAATGGACTATCAGCAAAGCTCCAGGGACAACTTGCTTTTCATGGAGGACTGCAAAGACCTTGAGAACTTGGAGTCTTTTACAGATGTCCTGGACAAAGAAGCTGCTTTCACCTCCAAGTGGGAGCAGTGGGATACCTACTGTGAAGACCTAACTAAGTACACTAAATTAACCAGCTGTGACATCTGGGGAACAAAAGAGGTGGATTACCTGGGCCTTGATGACTTTTCAAGCCCATACCAAGATGAAGAGGTGATAAGCAAAACACCCACACTGGCTCAGCTGAACAGCGAGGACTCCCAGCCTGTCTCAGATTCACTCTACTACCCTGATTTGCTCTTTAGTGTAAAACAAAACCCTTTAAACCCTTTGTTGCCTGGCAAAAAGATGGCGAGCAGAGCAGCGGCGCCGGTCTGCTCCTCCAAGAACGTTCAGGCCGAGGCCGCGCTGTCGGACTGTGCCCAGAAGGCCAGCAAGCCTGGCAGCCAGCCTGCTTCCAGTGCACAGATCATGGCCAAGACCAACGTGTACAGCAGCGAGAAGGTGAACCTTCACGTGGAATGTAAAGACTAtgttaaaaaagcaaaagtaaagATCAACCCCTTGCCGCAGAGCAGGCCGGTGCTGAGCCAGGCGCACGCTGACGCAGCCAAGGAAAACACCTGCTACTGTGGGGCTGTAGCAAAGAGACAGGAGAGAAAAGGACTCGAGTCCCCCCATGGTCACAGTACAACTCCTGGTTTGCCTTTTAAAGAGACTCaagagctgctcctcagccctccccaggagagcccagggctggccGTGGGGGAGAGCAGCCTTTCCGCCAGCGCCTCCGTGTCGGACTCCTCgcagaagaaagaagagcaCAATTATTCTCTTTTTGTAACAGACGCTTTGGGTGAGCAGTCAGTCAAAGCAGagcctgaggaagaggaggaggatgaggatgataTTGAAGATGAGGACCACGATGAAGGCTTTGGCAGTGAGCACGAGCTGTCTGAGAACGACGATGAGGAGGAAGATTACGAGGATGATAAGGATGATGACATCAGTGATACCTTCTCAGAACCAG GGTATGAAAACGATTCTGTGGAGGATTTAAAAGAAATGACTGCAATATCCTCTCGGAAAAGAGGCAAGCGGAGATACTTCTGGGAGTACAGCGAGCAGCTGACGCCGTCCCAGCAGGAGAGGATGCTGAGGCCATCCgagtgggacagggacaccctgcCCAGCAACATGTACCAGAAGAATGGGCTCCACCATG gaaaatatgcAGCAAAGAAGTCACGGAGGACTGATGTAGAAGACCTGACTCCCAACCCCAGAAAACTCCTCCAGATTGGTAACGAGCTGAGGAAGCTGAATAAGGTGATCAGTGACCTGACACCTGTCAGTGAACTTCCCTTAACTGCCAGACCCAGgtcaaggaaagaaaagaacaagttGGCTTCCAG GGCTTGTAGGCTAAAAAAGAAAGCCCAGTATGAAGCCAATAAAGTTAAACTCTGGGGTCTCAACACGGAATATG ATAATTTACTATTTGTCATCAACTCCATTAAACAAGAAATAGTTAATCGGGTGCAGGTACCTAAAGATGACAGAGGAATCAACATGGAACAAAAGTTGAACATACTTATTAAAGACACTCTTG GACTTCCTGTAGCTGGGCAGACGTCGGAGTTTGTGAACCAGGTGCTGGAGAAGACAGCGGAGGGAGACCCCACAGGCGGCCTGGTGGGGCTCCGGATACCCATGGCCAAGGTGTAG